The Campylobacter sp. RM10537 genome has a segment encoding these proteins:
- the fliP gene encoding flagellar type III secretion system pore protein FliP (The bacterial flagellar biogenesis protein FliP forms a type III secretion system (T3SS)-type pore required for flagellar assembly.), which produces MKKIFFLLIASAFFSTLFAAPEATIPTVNLSLSAPNTPNQLVTTLNIVIVLTILVLAPSIVFVMTSFLRLIVVFSFLRQAMGTQSMPPNTILVTLALILTFFIMEPVATKSYNQGIKPYLAEKIGYEEAFNKSIKPFKDFMLKNTREKDLALFYRIRHLPNPKTIDDVSLTVLVPAFMISELKTAFEIGFLIYLPFLVIDMVVSSVLMAMGMMMLPPVMISLPFKLLIFVLVDGWNLLIQRLVESFVT; this is translated from the coding sequence TTGAAAAAAATATTTTTTTTATTAATAGCAAGTGCCTTTTTTAGCACTCTTTTTGCAGCACCTGAAGCAACTATACCTACAGTCAATTTAAGCCTTAGTGCTCCAAATACCCCAAATCAACTTGTTACAACCTTAAACATAGTTATAGTATTGACAATTTTAGTGCTTGCCCCAAGCATAGTTTTTGTTATGACTTCTTTTTTACGCTTGATTGTTGTTTTTTCTTTTTTGCGTCAAGCTATGGGAACTCAAAGTATGCCGCCAAATACTATATTGGTAACTCTTGCTTTAATTTTAACTTTTTTTATTATGGAACCTGTAGCTACAAAATCTTATAATCAAGGAATTAAGCCTTATTTGGCAGAAAAAATTGGTTATGAAGAAGCCTTTAATAAGAGTATTAAACCTTTTAAAGATTTTATGTTAAAAAATACTCGCGAAAAAGATTTAGCTTTATTTTACCGCATACGTCACTTACCTAATCCTAAAACCATTGATGATGTTTCTTTAACTGTTTTAGTACCTGCATTTATGATTTCAGAATTAAAAACAGCATTTGAAATAGGCTTTTTAATTTACTTGCCTTTTTTGGTTATTGATATGGTTGTAAGTTCTGTTTTAATGGCTATGGGTATGATGATGCTTCCACCTGTAATGATTTCCTTACCTTTTAAACTTTTAATCTTTGTTCTTGTTGATGGTTGGAATTTATTAATCCAAAGATTGGTAGAAAGTTTTGTTACATGA